The following is a genomic window from Streptomyces chrestomyceticus JCM 4735.
ATCGGCAGGAAGAACTCCGCCACGCACCAGCGCGAGTCGACGAAGTCGCGGGCGAACCGCCGCACCGGGCCCTTGTCCCGGATCGGCAGGAACCGCTCGTCACCGTTGGCCAGCGCCTCGCGCTGCCGGGCCATGTCGGCGCGGCGCGCCTCACGCGACGCCTTCGCCGCCTCCTTGCGGTTGGCCGGCGTCTGCGCGCGCGTACGGCGCTGCGACTGCGCCTGGCTCCGCTTCGGCGTCGGGCGGCCCTTGGGGGCCTGCGGGTCGCGGGGCTGCTTCGGCTCGGACGCGGTCACCTTGGTGGTCGCGGCCTGCTCATCCTTCGAACGGCTTCGGAACACACACGCAAGAGTACGGGTTGGCCGCGCATGGACCACAGCGGCATGGGGAACGATCCGGCAACGGCGCGGATCTCCGGGTGCTGCCGCACAGGGGACATTACGGAGCGAAAGGCACGTGACGTGGGTTCCCGGGACGGTCCCTACTCCTTGCGCCGGATGGCGGCGGCATCCTGATCGTCCTGCAGGAGGAGCGCATCCGGGGCCGAACAGTGCGGTAATGGAACCGAGGCCCGTACTGTGGGGTCTGTAGATGTGCTGGAGCCGAAGCCCGATGTAACTCGGTCAGAAGGGGGCGCGCGAGGCCCATGAGCGGTGTCATGAAGCGGATGGGGATGATCTTCCGCGCGAAGGCCAACAAGGCCCTGGACCGGGCCGAGGATCCGCGCGAGACCCTTGACTACTCGTACCAGAAGCAGCTTGAGCTGCTCCAGAAGGTACGCCGCGGCGTCGCCGACGTGGCGACCTCCCGCAAGCGTCTGGAGCTGCAGCTCAACCAGCTCCAGAACCAGTCCTCGAAGCTGGAGGACCAGGGCCGCAAGGCCCTCTCGCTCGGCCGCGAGGACCTCGCCCGCGAGGCGCTGTCCCGCCGGGCCGCCCTCCAGCAGCAGGTCACGGACCTGCAGACGCAGCACCAGACGCTGCAGGGCGAGGAGGAGAAGCTCACCCTCGCCGCCCAGCGCCTCCAGGCCAAGGTCGACGCCTTCCGTACGAAGAAGGAGACGATCAAGGCCACGTACACCGCCGCCCAGGCCCAGACCCGGATCGGCGAGGCGTTCTCCGGCATCTCCGAGGAGATGGGCGACGTCGGCATGGCCATCGAGCGCGCGGAGGACAAGACCGCTCAGATGCAGGCCAGGGCCGGCGCCATCGACGAGCTGCTGGCCTCCGGCGCGCTCGACGACCCGACCGGCATGGCCAAGGACGACATCACCGCCGAACTGGACCGGCTCTCCGGCGGCAGCGACGTCGAGCTGGAGCTCCAGCGGATGAAGGCCGAGCTGGCCGGCCCGGGCGCCGACAAGCAGGCCATCGAGGGCGGCCAGGCGGGCCAGGGGCAGCAGGCCCCGCAGGCGCAGCCCGGTCAGCCGCGTTTCGACAAGCAGTGACGGCCGGCGGCGGCTAGCCTCGTCGGGACCGCCGCACCCGGCCCGGTCCTCGCACCGGACCGGGCCGCCGCACCGGAGCAGAAGGAGACCGTCGTGATCGTACGGATCATGGGGGAGGGGCAGGTGAAGCTCGACGACGCGCACTTCGTCGAGCTGAACAAGCTGGACGACGAGCTGCTCGACGAGATGGAGAGCGGCGACGAGCCCGGCTTCCGGCGCACCCTGAGCGCCCTTCTGGACGCGGTGCGCCGCCTCGGCTCCCCACTGCCGGACGACTCCCTGGAACCGTCCGAGCTGATCCTGCCCGCCGAGGACGCCACCCTCGACGAGGTCAGGCAGATGCTCAGCGACGACGGCCTGATCCCGGGCTGATCCGCCGCCCGGTCCGCCGGGCGGCCCGTACCACCTCCAGCGCAGGCAGCGCCCCGGATCCCGCACGGGACCGGGGCGCTACCGTTTTCCCGTGACTCCCCACGCTCCCGGGCAGCCCGGCCCGCGTCCGGGCGGCGGCCCGCTCGCCTGGACACGCGCCCATCCGTACGCGTTCGACGGCGCGCTGGCCCTCGCCGTCGTGGTGGCGATCCTGGTCGGCGCGGTGGCCGAGCCGCACGGCCCGCACGGCCCGTTCGGGCCCCGGTTCGGCCACCGCGACCTGACCGTCACCACCGTGGTGCTCGCCGTCGTCGCGGGCGGCGCCCTGGTGTGGCGCCGCCGCTTTCCGCGCAGCGTGCTGGCGGCCACCTGCCTGTGCACCGTCCTCGAACTGCTCCTGGAGAGCGGGGTGCCCCGCGCCCCGGTCTTCTGCTCCGTGGTCATCGCGCTGTGCACCCTCGCCGCCCGCACGGACCGCTCCACCACCTGGCGCGTCGGCGCGCTGACCGTCCTCGGCCTGACCGCCGCCGCGATGCTCTTCGGGGACCGCCCCTGGTACGCGCAGGAGAACCTCGCGATCTTCGCGTGGACCGGCATGGCCGCCGCGGCCGGCGACGCGGTCCGCAGCCGGCGCGCCTTCGTGACCGCCATAGAGGAACGGGCCGAACGCGCCGAACGTACCCGCGAGGAGGAGGCCCGGCGCCGCGTCGCCGAGGAGCGGATGCGCATCGCCCGCGAACTGCACGACGTGGTCGCGCACCACATCGCCCTGGTCAACGTGCAGGCCGGCGTCGCCTCGCACGTCATGGACAGCCGCCCCGACCAGGCCAAGCAGGCGCTGGCGCACGTACGCGAGGCGTCCCGCTCCGCCCTCGGCGAACTGCGCGCCACCGTCGGCCTGCTGCGCCAGTCCGACGACCCGCGGGCGCCCACCGAACCCGCGCCGGGCCTCGGCGTGCTGGACCACCTCGTGGACGGCTTCGTCCGCGCCGGCCTGCCCGTCACCCTCGACGTCCCGGAACCGGCGGACGCGCTGCCCGCCGCCATCGACCTCACCGCGTACCGCATCGTCCAGGAAGCGCTGACCAACGTGCACAAGCACGCCGGTACGGGCGCCCGCGCGACGGTCCGCATCGAGCGGGACGCCGGCACCCTGACCGTCACGGTCCTCGACGACGGCGGCACCCCCGGCCCGCCCTCCGACGCCCGGGAACCCGGCGGCGGCCACGGCCTGATCGGCATGCGCGAGCGGGTGGCCGCCCTCCGCGGCACCGCCGAGACCGGCCCCCGCCCGGCCGGCGGCTTCCAGGTACGCGTACGGCTCCCCCTCCAGACCCCCCAGCCCACCCGGGCCGAAGCGCCCACCCGCATCTGCCGTACGAGGGACACCGGATGACCATCAAAGTACTGCTCGCCGACGACCAGGCCCTGCTGCGCAGCGCGTTCCGCATCCTTGTCGACTCCGAGGCCGACATGGAGGTGGTGGGGGAGGCGTCCGACGGGGCCGAGGCGTACGAGCTGACCCGGGCCACCCAGGCCGACGTGGTGCTGATGGACATCCGGATGCCGGGCGTGGACGGGCTCGCCGCCACCCGCATGATCAGTGCGGACCCGGAGCTGACCGCCGTGCGGGTGGTCATCCTGACGACCTTCGAGGTCGACGACTACGTGGTGCAGGCGCTGCGGGCCGGGGCGAGCGGGTTCCTCGGGAAGGGGGCCGAGCCGGACGAACTGCTCAGCGCCATCCGGATCGCGGCGGCCGGGGAGGCGCTGCTGTCGCCGGCCGCCACGAAAGGGCTGATCGCCAAGTTCCTCGCGCAGGGGGAGGGGCCGGCCGAGGGCGGTCCCGGGCGGCCCGGGACCGCCGGGCTGGACACGCTGACCGGGCGGGAGCGCGAGGTGCTGTCGCTGGTCGCGGGCGGGCTGTCCAACGACGGGATCGCGGAGCAGCTCGCGGTCAGCCCGCTGACCGTCAAGACGCATGTCAACCGGGCCATGGCCAAGCTCGGCGCGCGCGACCGGGCGCAGTTGGTGGTCATCGCGTACGAGTCGGGGTTGGTGCGCCCGCGGGCGCAGTAGGGGACGGCGGGGCCGGTCCGCCCACGGGTGCAGCAGGGGGTGGAGACCGCCGTACTCCGAACGCTGTACGGCGGGTGGGGCGGAAACCGACCTGGGAGCGAGGAAAAGCCGGTGGGGCTTGGCGGATCGTTTAGTCGGGTTCATGACGCCCGCCCGAGGAACGCCGTGCACGACGCCGTACGCACCGCCGTACAGAGTCGTCCCGAACCGTCGTCGTCCCGCCCGCCGTACAGAACAGAAGAGAGACCCCACCCATGTCCTGGCTGTCCCGACTCAGCCTCGTACAACGGGGCCTGACAGCGCTGATGTCGATCGTCGCGATCGCCTTCGGCGCCATCGCGATCCCCCAGCTCAAACAGCAGCTCCTGCCCACCATCGAACTGCCCATGGTGTCCGTGCTGGCGCCCTACCAGGGCGCCTCGCCCGACGTCGTCGAGAAGCAGGTGATCGAACCGCTGGAGGACGGAATCCAGGCGGTCGACGGCATCAAGGGCGTCACCTCGACGGCGAGCGAGGGCTCCGCCGTCATCATGGCCCGGTTCGACTACGGCAACGACTCCAAGCGGCTGGTCGCCGACGTGCAGCAGGCCGTCAACCGGGCCCGCGCCAAGCTGCCGAAGGACGTGGACCCGCAGGTCGTGGCCGGTTCGACGGACGACATCCCGGCCGTCGTGCTCGCCGTGTCCGGCGGCAAGGACGACCAGGCGCTGGCCGATCGGCTCGACCGCAGCGTGGTGCCCGGCCTGAAGAACATCGAGGGCGTCGGCCAGGTCACCGTGGACGGCGTCCGCGACCGCGTGGTCGCCGTCACCCCCGACGACGCCAAGCTCGCACAGGCCGGGACGACGGCCGCGGCGCTCGGCCAGGCCCTGGAGGCGGGCGGCGCGTCCGTGCCCGCCGGTTCGTTCGCCGAGAAGGGCCGCAGCAACACCGTCCAGGTCGGCTCCGGCTTCACCTCCGTACAGCAGATCCGCGACCTGCCCCTGACCCCGGCGGCGGGCCCCGGCGGGTCCGGTGGCGCGGGCGGCTCCGGCGGGGCCGCGGCGGGCAAGCCGGTACGCCTCGGAGACGTCGCCACCGTCAAGGAAGAGGCGTCCACCCCCACCTCCCTCACCCGCACCAACGGCAAGCCCAGCCTGGCCGTCATGGTGACCATGGGCCAGGACGGCAGCGCCGTCGACATCTCCGAGGCCGTCCGGGACAAGCTGCCGGAGATCCGTACGGCGCTCGGCAAGGGCACCGAGGTCACGGTCGTCTCCGACCAGGGCCCGGCGGTCTCGAAGTCCATCGAGTCGCTGACCACCGAAGGACTGCTCGGCCTGGCCATGGCCGTGATCGTGATCCTGGTCTTCCTGCTCAGCCTGCGCTCGACCCTGGTCACCGCGGTCTCCATCCCGCTGTCCGTCGTCATCACGCTGATCGTGCTGTGGACCGGCGACCTGTCGCTGAACATGCTCACCCTCGGCGCGCTGACCATCGCCGTCGGACGCGTCGTGGACGACTCGATCGTCGTCCTGGAGAACATCAAGCGCCACCTCGGCTACGGCGAGGAGCGCCGCGCGGCGATCCTGAGCGCCGTCCGCGAGGTCTCCGGCGCGATCACCTCCTCCACCCTGACCACGGTGGCGGTCTTCCTGCCCATCGGCGTGGTCGGCGGCATGGTCGGTGCCCTGTTCGGGTCCTTCTCCATCACCGTGACGGTCGCCCTCCTGGCCTCCCTCCTCGTCTCCCTGACCGTCGTCCCGGTCCTCTCGTACTGGTTCCTGCGCGCCCCGGAGATACCCGAGGGCACCGACCCCGAGGAACTGCGCCGGGCCGCCGAGGCCAAGGAGAGCGGCAGCCCGCTCCAGCGCCTGTACGTGCCCGTCCTGCGCTTCGCCACCCGCCGCCGGGTGACCAGCCTCGTCATCGCCGTCGTCGTCCTCCTCGGCACGTTCGGCATGGCACCCCTCCTCAAGACCAACTTCTTCGACCAGGGCGACCAGGACACCCTCAGCGTCAAGCAGGAACTGAAGCCCGGTACGAGCCTCGCCGCGGCCGACGCCCAGGCCAAGAAGGTGGAGCAGGTCCTCGGCGGCCTCGACGAGATCGCGGACTACCAGGTCACCGTCGGCTCCTCCGGCTTCATGGCGGCCTTCGGCGGCGGCAGCGGCGCCAACCAGGCCTCGTACCAACTGAAGCTGAAGGACGCGGCGGACTCCGGGAAGGTCACCGACAAGCTCCGCACCGCACTCGACAAGCTCGGCGAGGACATCGGCGAGACCACCGTCTCCTCCGGAGGCGGCGGCTTCGGCAACCAGGACCTGAGCGTGGTCGTCAAGGCCGCCGACGCGGACGTCCTGAAGAAGGCGTCCGAGCAGGTACGGGACACCGTCGCCGGCCTCGACCACGTCACCGACGTGCAGAGCGATCTCGCGCAGAGCGTGCCCCGCATCTCCGTCCAGGCCAACGAGAAGGCGGCGGCCGCCGGTTACAGCCAGGCCGCCCTCGGCCAGGTCGTCGCCCAGGCGGTACGCGGTACCACCAGCGGCAAGGCGATGATCGGCGACGCGGAGCGGGACGTGGTGGTCAAGTCCGCCCACCCGGTCACCTCCGAGGCGGCGCTGCGCGACCTCCCCGTCCCGACCCCGGCCGGCCCGGCGAAGCTCGGTGACCTCGCCACGATCCGTACGATCGCGGGTCCCGTCCAGAGCACCCGCATCGACGGCGCCCGCTCCGCCACCGTCACCGCCAAGCCGACCGGCGACAACACCGGCGCGGTCACCGCCCAGCTCCAGTCCAGGATCAAGGCCCTGAAGCTGCCGGAGGGCGCCACCGCCGAGATCGGCGGCGTCTCCGCCGACCAGTCCGACGCGTTCTCCTCGCTCGGCCTGGCCATGCTCGCCGCCATTGCCATCGTCTTCATGCTCCTGGTGGGAACCTTCCGGTCCCTGGTCCAGCCGCTGATCCTGCTCATCTCGATCCCCTTCGCGGCGACCGGCGCGATCGGCCTGCTGGTCGCCACCGGCACCCCGATGGGCGTCCCGGCGATGATCGGGATGCTGATGCTCATCGGCATCGTCGTCACCAACGCGATCGTGCTGATCGACCTGATCAACCAGTACCGCGCCCAGGGCTACGGCGTCGTCGAAGCCGTCGTCGAGGGCGGCCGCCACCGCCTCCGCCCGATCCTGATGACGGCCCTCGCCACGATCATGGCCCTGCTCCCGATGGCCCTCTCCATCACCGGCGACGGCGGCTTCATCTCCCAGCCGCTGGCCGTCGTCGTCATCGGCGGCCTGATCACGTCGACCCTGCTGACGCTGCTGCTCGTACCGACGCTGTACGCGATGATCGAGCTGCGGAAGGAACGGCGGGCCGCGAAGCGGACGGCTCGCCGGGCCGAAGCAGCCGACGAAGCCCGCACGCCGGAGACGGCGGGAGTCTGATCCGCACGCACGTCAGCCCGTCCCAGGAGGAATCCGGGACGGGCTGACGCGCGTCAGGCCGTCTTGAGCGTTGCGATGAAGGCGGTCCAGGCGGTGGTCGGGAAGGTTCACTCATGTGCTGAACCGTGCTCTTCGCGCCCCTCTGCGGGGATGCGGGCGGGCCGCGTCAACTAAGCTGGCCTCAGCCGTCCGACCGCGTCCGCGATCCGGGATCAAGGCCCCTGACCGCCGTTTTCGAGGCGCCTGGAGGAAGCCGTGACCGCCGAACTCCCCGACTGGATGATCCCGCCGAGGCCCAGTGGCTGGGAAGCCGACGACCTCGACCACCTTCCCCAGGCACCGCGGCACACCGAACTCATCGACGGAGCCCTGATCTTCATGATGTCGCCGCAGCGGTCCTGGCACTCTCGGCTCGTGGAGAACCTGACTTTCGCGCTGCGGCAATTCGCCCCTGCCGGGTTCGAGACCGAGCGGGAGATGACCGTCCGGCTCGACAAGAAGAGCCGCCCCGAGCCGGACGTCCTGGTCGCCACCGCCACGTACGATCCCGACCGGACCTGGTACGCGCCCGAAGACGTTGCCCTGGTCGTCGAAGTCGTCTCGGAGGAATCCGCGGACCGTGACAGGTCCCTGAAGCCCTTCAAGTACGCACAGGCCAAGATCTCCCACTTCTGGCGTATCGAGGACGAGGGCGGCGTCCCCGCCGTGCACACCTACGAGCTCGACGGCATGACCGGCGCCTATGTGGCCACCGGCATCCACCGGGGCCGGCTGAAGGTCTCCGTCCCGTTCCCTGCCGACATCGACCTCGACGGCCTCGTGCCCTGACCTGGGCGAACTCCTGCACTGCCGCGGCCCGCACCGGCCTCCTCGCCCAGTGCGGGCCCATGGGCCACATTCCTGCGCGCCCAAGGCGCGCTACGGCAGCGCCAGCATCCGCTCCAGCGCCAGCTTCGCGAAGCTTTCCGTTTCGCGGTCCACCTGGATGCGGTTGACGACCTTGCCCTCGGCGAGGGATTCGAGGGTCCAGACCAGGTGGGGGAGGTCGATGCGGTTCATGGTGGAGCAGAAGCAGACCGTCTTGTCGAGGAAGACGATCTCCTTGTCCTCGGCGGCGAAGCGGTTGGCCAGGCGGCGGACGAGGTTGAGTTCGGTGCCGATGGCCCACTTGGAGCCGGGCGGGGCGGCCTCCAGGGCCTTGATGATGTATTCGGTGGAGCCCACGTAGTCGGCGGCGGCGACGACCTCGTGCTTGCACTCGGGGTGGACCAGGACGTTCACGCCGGGTATCCGGGCCCGTACGTCCTCGACGGAGGCGAGGGAGAACCGGCCGTGGACGGAGCAGTGGCCGCGCCACAGGATCATCTTCGCCGCGCGGAGCTGCTCGGCGGTGAGGCCGCCGTTCGGCTTGTGGGGGTTGTAGACGACGCAGTCGTCCAGGGACATGCCCATGTCGCGGACGGCGGTGTTGCGGCCCAGGTGCTGGTCGGGCAGGAACAGGACCTTCTCGCCCTGTTCGAAGGCCCAGTCCAGCGCGCGCTTGGCGTTGGAGGAGGTGCAGATCGTGCCGCCGTGCTTGCCGGTGAAAGCCTTGATGTCGGCGGAGGAGTTCATGTACGAGACGGGCACGACCTGCTCGGCCACGCCGGCCTCGGTGAGTACGTCCCAGCACTCCGCGACCTGCTCGGCCGTCGCCATGTCGGCCATGGAGCAGCCGGCGGCCAGGTCGGGCAGCACGACCTGCTGGTCGTCGGAGGTCAGGATGTCGGCGGACTCGGCCATGAAGTGCACACCGCAGAAGACGATGTACTCGGCGTCCGGCCGGGC
Proteins encoded in this region:
- a CDS encoding Uma2 family endonuclease, translating into MIPPRPSGWEADDLDHLPQAPRHTELIDGALIFMMSPQRSWHSRLVENLTFALRQFAPAGFETEREMTVRLDKKSRPEPDVLVATATYDPDRTWYAPEDVALVVEVVSEESADRDRSLKPFKYAQAKISHFWRIEDEGGVPAVHTYELDGMTGAYVATGIHRGRLKVSVPFPADIDLDGLVP
- a CDS encoding efflux RND transporter permease subunit is translated as MSWLSRLSLVQRGLTALMSIVAIAFGAIAIPQLKQQLLPTIELPMVSVLAPYQGASPDVVEKQVIEPLEDGIQAVDGIKGVTSTASEGSAVIMARFDYGNDSKRLVADVQQAVNRARAKLPKDVDPQVVAGSTDDIPAVVLAVSGGKDDQALADRLDRSVVPGLKNIEGVGQVTVDGVRDRVVAVTPDDAKLAQAGTTAAALGQALEAGGASVPAGSFAEKGRSNTVQVGSGFTSVQQIRDLPLTPAAGPGGSGGAGGSGGAAAGKPVRLGDVATVKEEASTPTSLTRTNGKPSLAVMVTMGQDGSAVDISEAVRDKLPEIRTALGKGTEVTVVSDQGPAVSKSIESLTTEGLLGLAMAVIVILVFLLSLRSTLVTAVSIPLSVVITLIVLWTGDLSLNMLTLGALTIAVGRVVDDSIVVLENIKRHLGYGEERRAAILSAVREVSGAITSSTLTTVAVFLPIGVVGGMVGALFGSFSITVTVALLASLLVSLTVVPVLSYWFLRAPEIPEGTDPEELRRAAEAKESGSPLQRLYVPVLRFATRRRVTSLVIAVVVLLGTFGMAPLLKTNFFDQGDQDTLSVKQELKPGTSLAAADAQAKKVEQVLGGLDEIADYQVTVGSSGFMAAFGGGSGANQASYQLKLKDAADSGKVTDKLRTALDKLGEDIGETTVSSGGGGFGNQDLSVVVKAADADVLKKASEQVRDTVAGLDHVTDVQSDLAQSVPRISVQANEKAAAAGYSQAALGQVVAQAVRGTTSGKAMIGDAERDVVVKSAHPVTSEAALRDLPVPTPAGPAKLGDLATIRTIAGPVQSTRIDGARSATVTAKPTGDNTGAVTAQLQSRIKALKLPEGATAEIGGVSADQSDAFSSLGLAMLAAIAIVFMLLVGTFRSLVQPLILLISIPFAATGAIGLLVATGTPMGVPAMIGMLMLIGIVVTNAIVLIDLINQYRAQGYGVVEAVVEGGRHRLRPILMTALATIMALLPMALSITGDGGFISQPLAVVVIGGLITSTLLTLLLVPTLYAMIELRKERRAAKRTARRAEAADEARTPETAGV
- a CDS encoding response regulator, whose amino-acid sequence is MTIKVLLADDQALLRSAFRILVDSEADMEVVGEASDGAEAYELTRATQADVVLMDIRMPGVDGLAATRMISADPELTAVRVVILTTFEVDDYVVQALRAGASGFLGKGAEPDELLSAIRIAAAGEALLSPAATKGLIAKFLAQGEGPAEGGPGRPGTAGLDTLTGREREVLSLVAGGLSNDGIAEQLAVSPLTVKTHVNRAMAKLGARDRAQLVVIAYESGLVRPRAQ
- the pspAA gene encoding PspA-associated protein PspAA; the encoded protein is MIVRIMGEGQVKLDDAHFVELNKLDDELLDEMESGDEPGFRRTLSALLDAVRRLGSPLPDDSLEPSELILPAEDATLDEVRQMLSDDGLIPG
- a CDS encoding PspA/IM30 family protein is translated as MSGVMKRMGMIFRAKANKALDRAEDPRETLDYSYQKQLELLQKVRRGVADVATSRKRLELQLNQLQNQSSKLEDQGRKALSLGREDLAREALSRRAALQQQVTDLQTQHQTLQGEEEKLTLAAQRLQAKVDAFRTKKETIKATYTAAQAQTRIGEAFSGISEEMGDVGMAIERAEDKTAQMQARAGAIDELLASGALDDPTGMAKDDITAELDRLSGGSDVELELQRMKAELAGPGADKQAIEGGQAGQGQQAPQAQPGQPRFDKQ
- a CDS encoding DUF3043 domain-containing protein, with the protein product MFRSRSKDEQAATTKVTASEPKQPRDPQAPKGRPTPKRSQAQSQRRTRAQTPANRKEAAKASREARRADMARQREALANGDERFLPIRDKGPVRRFARDFVDSRWCVAEFFLPMAVIILVLTMLRQPAIQNIALLLWLFIIVLIVVDSFVLWFSLNKRLKQRFPNENHKGVKPYALMRTLQMRRLRLPKPQVKRGERP
- the nadA gene encoding quinolinate synthase NadA, with protein sequence MRAVTTAQPLDVQPTPLALLLLGREADPKSERGVDCPGDLPAPSDPGLVERARAAKAKLGDRVFVLGHHYQRDEVIEFADVTGDSFKLARDAAARPDAEYIVFCGVHFMAESADILTSDDQQVVLPDLAAGCSMADMATAEQVAECWDVLTEAGVAEQVVPVSYMNSSADIKAFTGKHGGTICTSSNAKRALDWAFEQGEKVLFLPDQHLGRNTAVRDMGMSLDDCVVYNPHKPNGGLTAEQLRAAKMILWRGHCSVHGRFSLASVEDVRARIPGVNVLVHPECKHEVVAAADYVGSTEYIIKALEAAPPGSKWAIGTELNLVRRLANRFAAEDKEIVFLDKTVCFCSTMNRIDLPHLVWTLESLAEGKVVNRIQVDRETESFAKLALERMLALP
- a CDS encoding sensor histidine kinase, with protein sequence MTPHAPGQPGPRPGGGPLAWTRAHPYAFDGALALAVVVAILVGAVAEPHGPHGPFGPRFGHRDLTVTTVVLAVVAGGALVWRRRFPRSVLAATCLCTVLELLLESGVPRAPVFCSVVIALCTLAARTDRSTTWRVGALTVLGLTAAAMLFGDRPWYAQENLAIFAWTGMAAAAGDAVRSRRAFVTAIEERAERAERTREEEARRRVAEERMRIARELHDVVAHHIALVNVQAGVASHVMDSRPDQAKQALAHVREASRSALGELRATVGLLRQSDDPRAPTEPAPGLGVLDHLVDGFVRAGLPVTLDVPEPADALPAAIDLTAYRIVQEALTNVHKHAGTGARATVRIERDAGTLTVTVLDDGGTPGPPSDAREPGGGHGLIGMRERVAALRGTAETGPRPAGGFQVRVRLPLQTPQPTRAEAPTRICRTRDTG